The Leifsonia sp. ZF2019 DNA segment GTCACATCCCAGTCCGGCAGCAGGTCGCGCACGGCGTCGTCCGTGTAGACCAGCCAGAGCAGATTGCGGTCTTCGGGAGGCACGGCACCGACCCGCGGGTACAGGCGCTCATAGGCCGCGTTCCAGCCCGCGATCCCCCAGTCGGGAGCGAGCGCGAACGCCGGATTCGGGTCGATCGCGTCGAGCAGGCGCTGCAGGTGGGGAGGCGCGTCCTCCACCGCGCGCGCCGCGACCGTCGGCGTCAGGCCGAACCCGGCGAGCGAGAGCACGAACTCCTGCTCCGGCAGCGGGAGGCGGAGCGTGCGGGCGAGCGCGTCGAGCACCGACCGCGACGGGTTGATCGGGCGCCCCTGTTCGAGCCACGTGTACCAGGTGACGCTGACGCCGGAGAGGTAGGCGACCTCCTCCCGCCGCAGGCCGCGGTCGCGCGTGCGCCCCACCGGTGGCAGGCCGTAGTCGGCGCGTGGCGCCTGCTCACGGCGGGAGCGCAGGAAGCGCCCGAGCTCACGGCGGCGGTCCTCGGTCTCCGG contains these protein-coding regions:
- a CDS encoding helix-turn-helix transcriptional regulator, translating into MPETEDRRRELGRFLRSRREQAPRADYGLPPVGRTRDRGLRREEVAYLSGVSVTWYTWLEQGRPINPSRSVLDALARTLRLPLPEQEFVLSLAGFGLTPTVAARAVEDAPPHLQRLLDAIDPNPAFALAPDWGIAGWNAAYERLYPRVGAVPPEDRNLLWLVYTDDAVRDLLPDWDVTSARFLAEFRAETGARAGDPGVRTLVERLRAASPEFRAAWEHYDISGFASRERLFRLPGGVSARYEHHQLTPTDHPELRLVVYTPLA